In one Epinephelus moara isolate mb chromosome 6, YSFRI_EMoa_1.0, whole genome shotgun sequence genomic region, the following are encoded:
- the cxcr3.2 gene encoding C-X-C chemokine receptor type 3-2 has translation MDQVFATTDYWDYDDYDNFTWSPETSKSHAAPCEQEDIYGFAQRYSPVVFSLVFVLALVGNVLVLCVIRRYRNSQSGGACAFSLTDTFLLHLAISDLLLAFTLPLFAVQWAHKWVFGLAVCKISGALFSLNRYSGILFLACISFDRYLAIVHAVSSGWKRNTCHAQIACAFIWVGCLGLSVVDMYFKEVEEVYTVGDQKTLMCQVWFTENSTQWQVGLQLLSVVLGFGLPLLIMLYCYIRIFRSLCNATRRQKRKSLHLIVSLVSVFVICWAPYNCFQLVDSLHKLDVVGGGCQFGYVVDIGTVITESLGLSHCALNPLLYGFVGVKFRRELAKMCKGLLGQRGLLGMEEWRHRKRGRVTGSFSSAESENTSYSVMV, from the exons ATGGATCAAGTCTTTGCAACCACAGATTACTGG GACTATGACGACTATGACAATTTTACCTGGTCCCCTGAAACGAGCAAGAGTCATGCAGCCCCATGCGAACAGGAGGACATCTATGGTTTTGCACAGAGGTACTCCCCTGTTGTGTTCAGTCTGGTGTTTGTCCTGGCTCTTGTGGGCAACGTGCTGGTGCTGTGTGTGATCCGACGCTACCGAAACTCTCAGTCTGGCGGAGCCTGCGCCTTCTCTCTGACAGACACCTTCCTCCTTCACCTGGCCATTTCTGACCTCCTGCTGGCCTTCACCCTGCCCCTGTTTGCAGTGCAGTGGGCTCACAAGTGGGTGTTCGGCTTGGCTGTTTGCAAGATCTCCGGTGCCCTCTTCTCCCTGAATCGCTACAGCGGCATCCTCTTCCTGGCCTGCATCAGCTTTGACCGTTACCTGGCCATCGTTCATGCTGTCAGCTCCGGCTGGAAGCGCAACACCTGCCATGCCCAGATTGCGTGTGCCTTCATCTGGGTGGGCTGCCTGGGCCTGAGTGTAGTGGACATGTACTtcaaagaggtggaggaggtgtaCACTGTGGGCGATCAGAAGACACTCATGTGCCAGGTGTGGTTCACTGAGAACTCCACCCAGTGGCAGGTGGGGCTGCAGCTGCTCAGTGTGGTTCTGGGTTTTGGGCTCCCCTTGTTGATCATGCTCTACTGCTACATCCGCATCTTCAGGTCTCTCTGCAACGCCACTCGCCGCCAAAAGCGCAAGTCTCTCCACCTCATCGTCTCCCttgtgtctgtatttgtcatcTGCTGGGCACCGTACAACTGCTTCCAGCTGGTAGACAGTCTGCACAAGCTGGACGTGGTGGGAGGTGGTTGCCAGTTTGGCTATGTGGTGGACATCGGGACTGTGATCACTGAAAGCTTGGGGCTGTCACACTGCGCCCTGAACCCTCTGCTGTACGGTTTTGTGGGGGTGAAGTTCAGGAGGGAGCTGGCCAAAATGTGTAAAGGGTTGCTGGGACAGAGAGGCTTGCTGGGGATGGAGGAATGGCGCCACAGGAAGCGCGGAAGAGTCACAGGATCTTTCAGCTCTGCAGAAAGCGAAAACACCTCGTACTCTGTCATGGTGTGA
- the cnfn gene encoding cornifelin homolog translates to MAFQSGVISSQPQVSVTQYSVSPGLTDWSSNVCDCCEDCGICLCATFVPCILGCKVAQDNGDSCCLPFLPGAMIALRTSMRSRYHIDGSVCDDWVVMACLPLCGLCQMAREQKRRG, encoded by the exons ATGGCGTTCCAGTCAGGTGTGATCAGCTCGCAGCCTCAGGTCTCTGTCACACAGTACTCTGTGTCCCCTGGGCTAACAGACTGGAGTTCAAATGTGTGCGACTGCTGTGAGGACTGTGGCATCT GTCTTTGTGCAACATTCGTCCCTTGTATCCTGGGCTGTAAGGTGGCTCAGGACAACGGGGACAGCTGCTGCCTGCCCTTCCTTCCTGGTGCCATGATAGCTTTGAGGACAAGCATGCGCAGCCGATACCACATTGAC GGCTCGGTATGTGATGACTGGGTGGTCATGGCCTGCCTGCCTCTGTGTGGACTGTGTCAGATGGCACGTGAGcagaagaggagaggatga